Proteins co-encoded in one Diaminobutyricimonas sp. LJ205 genomic window:
- a CDS encoding OsmC family protein, with translation MTPEHHFEVSLRWTGNRGTGTSGTRDFSREHLLQIDGKPDLLGSAAPVFRGDADRWNPEELLIAALAQCHMMSYFYVATRDGIVVTDYTDAATGTIRMRGAGGSFTSVTLRPRMTIAAGDLDLAHRLHDEAEQLCFIAQSVNFPVIHEPEITLA, from the coding sequence ATGACCCCGGAGCACCACTTCGAAGTATCCCTTCGCTGGACCGGAAACCGGGGCACCGGCACCAGCGGTACCCGCGACTTCAGCCGCGAACACCTGCTGCAGATCGACGGCAAACCGGACCTGCTGGGCTCTGCCGCACCGGTCTTCCGCGGCGACGCCGACCGCTGGAACCCGGAGGAACTGCTCATCGCGGCGCTCGCGCAGTGCCACATGATGAGCTACTTCTACGTCGCCACCCGTGACGGGATCGTCGTCACTGACTACACGGATGCCGCGACCGGCACCATCCGGATGCGCGGAGCAGGCGGCAGCTTCACGAGCGTGACGCTGAGGCCGCGGATGACGATCGCCGCCGGCGACCTCGACCTCGCTCATCGGCTGCACGACGAAGCTGAGCAGTTGTGCTTCATCGCCCAGTCGGTGAACTTCCCGGTGATTCACGAACCCGAGATCACACTCGCCTGA
- a CDS encoding asparaginase — protein sequence MTDVLTVSGAVELAVIERSGMIESRHIGAAVVVGPDAATLREVGDVDALIYPRSTLKPLQALAVLRSGVDLDGEELVLATASHAGTGDHVAVVQRMLAEAGLDDSALQCPADWPFDRDARDGMSAPTRLTMNCSGKHAAFLMACAANGWPTESYLAPEHPLQQRILATVEEFTGAGVEHSGIDGCGAPVHAVTLRGLATAISRVTGPADDADASRLAAAVRAHPWAIDGPGRANTVTIEKLGLIAKLGAEGVMVMGAPDGTAVAVKVLDGSLRAATAVALHLLVTAGAVDADAAAEVEAITTEPVLGGGRPVGALRVTLP from the coding sequence GTGACGGATGTGCTGACGGTCTCCGGAGCCGTCGAGCTCGCCGTCATCGAGCGCTCCGGAATGATCGAGTCCCGTCACATCGGCGCTGCGGTGGTGGTCGGTCCCGATGCGGCGACGCTGCGCGAGGTCGGCGACGTCGACGCGTTGATCTACCCCCGGTCCACCCTGAAACCGCTGCAGGCCCTGGCGGTGCTGCGCTCGGGTGTTGACCTGGACGGTGAGGAACTCGTGCTCGCCACGGCCAGCCACGCCGGCACCGGTGACCACGTCGCAGTCGTGCAACGCATGCTCGCCGAAGCAGGCCTTGACGACAGCGCGCTGCAGTGCCCGGCCGATTGGCCGTTCGACCGCGACGCACGTGACGGTATGAGCGCGCCAACCCGGCTCACGATGAACTGCTCCGGCAAGCACGCCGCGTTCCTGATGGCATGCGCCGCGAACGGCTGGCCGACCGAGAGCTACCTGGCACCGGAGCATCCGCTGCAGCAACGAATCCTCGCCACCGTCGAGGAGTTCACCGGCGCAGGCGTCGAACACAGCGGCATCGACGGCTGCGGCGCCCCGGTGCACGCGGTCACCTTGCGCGGACTCGCGACCGCAATCTCCCGGGTCACGGGACCAGCGGATGACGCGGACGCCAGCCGTCTCGCGGCGGCCGTCCGTGCCCACCCCTGGGCGATCGACGGGCCCGGCCGCGCCAACACGGTCACCATTGAGAAGCTCGGCCTGATCGCGAAGCTCGGCGCCGAGGGCGTCATGGTGATGGGCGCGCCGGATGGCACGGCGGTCGCGGTGAAGGTGCTCGACGGCAGCCTGCGCGCGGCCACCGCGGTCGCCCTGCACCTGCTGGTCACCGCCGGCGCGGTGGATGCGGATGCCGCAGCCGAAGTCGAAGCGATCACCACCGAGCCCGTCCTCGGCGGCGGCCGCCCGGTCGGGGCGCTGCGGGTCACCCTTCCTTAG
- a CDS encoding RNA polymerase sigma factor, translating into MAREDLTAKARAEEVARASYGRLLALLAARTGDIPGAEDALGDAFVQALTSWPVGGVPDNPEGWLITVARNRQRDRAKSAAVRTSEPLEEPPVFDEIDLDAIPDKRLELMFVCAHPAIDPGIRTPLMLQTVLGFEAEQIARAFAMPASTMAQRLVRAKRRIRDARIPFVVPTVRDMPARLPGVLEAIYGAYAIDWLLVSGDEVRESLSAEALYLASTLASLLDEPEAAGLAALLALSLARAPARTVDGRYVPLDEQDPALWDAELIAAGERWLRHASRADRLGRFQLEAAIQSVHCARARTGDTDWAALLVLYDALVALAPTLGAQVSRAVTLARIDGPNTGLATLDAIEGADRFQPVWAARAHLLAELGNTDAAARAYAKAISLTTEPGLREYLRARIDELPG; encoded by the coding sequence ATGGCACGGGAAGATCTGACGGCGAAGGCGCGGGCTGAAGAAGTCGCCCGCGCCTCCTACGGGCGACTGCTCGCGCTTCTCGCCGCCCGCACCGGCGACATCCCCGGGGCGGAGGACGCGCTCGGCGACGCGTTCGTGCAGGCCCTCACCAGCTGGCCGGTCGGCGGAGTGCCCGACAACCCGGAAGGCTGGCTGATCACCGTCGCCCGGAACCGGCAGCGTGACCGAGCGAAGTCGGCCGCCGTCCGGACCAGTGAGCCACTGGAGGAGCCACCGGTGTTCGACGAGATTGACCTGGATGCGATCCCGGACAAACGGCTCGAGCTGATGTTCGTCTGCGCGCACCCGGCGATTGATCCCGGCATCCGCACGCCGCTCATGCTGCAGACCGTGCTGGGCTTCGAGGCCGAGCAGATCGCGCGCGCCTTCGCGATGCCGGCATCGACCATGGCGCAGCGGCTGGTCCGGGCGAAGCGGCGCATCCGAGACGCGCGGATTCCGTTCGTCGTCCCGACCGTTCGAGACATGCCTGCGCGGCTGCCGGGTGTGCTGGAGGCCATCTACGGGGCCTATGCCATCGACTGGCTGCTGGTCTCGGGGGACGAGGTGCGCGAGTCGCTGTCCGCCGAGGCGCTCTACCTCGCCTCCACGCTCGCGTCACTGCTGGATGAGCCCGAGGCGGCCGGCCTCGCCGCGCTGCTGGCGCTCTCGCTCGCTCGAGCACCGGCGCGCACCGTCGATGGCCGCTATGTGCCGCTCGATGAGCAGGACCCGGCACTCTGGGATGCCGAGCTCATCGCCGCGGGGGAGCGGTGGCTGCGGCACGCCAGCCGGGCCGATCGTCTCGGGCGCTTCCAGCTCGAGGCCGCCATCCAGTCGGTGCACTGCGCGCGCGCCCGGACCGGGGACACCGACTGGGCTGCACTGCTTGTGCTCTATGACGCGTTGGTGGCACTCGCACCGACACTGGGTGCCCAGGTCTCCCGCGCGGTGACGCTCGCCCGCATCGACGGGCCCAACACTGGGCTTGCGACGCTGGACGCGATCGAGGGCGCCGACCGCTTCCAGCCGGTCTGGGCGGCGCGGGCACACCTGCTGGCCGAGTTGGGGAACACGGATGCCGCAGCCCGCGCCTACGCGAAGGCCATCTCGCTCACTACCGAACCAGGCCTCCGGGAGTATCTGCGGGCCAGAATCGACGAGCTCCCGGGCTAA
- a CDS encoding zinc-binding dehydrogenase, with protein MKAWRFYGAGQPLKLEEVPDPVAKPGEIVVDVKATGLCHSDVSALDDAAWNVGKFPDHPIVLGHEPAGVVSQVGEGVTNIKIGDRVGIPSGPPNVNGYFRDGGYAEKTTALADAVVKIPDGLDFVRAASGTDAGNVAHHAVVSRGLVSAGQKVGIIGVGGLGQVGARIAVLRGAEVYAAEVKEDVWPMAKELGVVRVAKDIREFADVGLDTIIDFAGFGTTTTGALEVVRNGGRVVQVGMGRLQIEFNTDPLILKQVDYVGSMGGGVEDLAGIYELMASGDLDPKITLVDFDKIDEGLDQLRRGTVTGRLVVDMQNGI; from the coding sequence ATGAAGGCATGGCGGTTCTATGGAGCAGGGCAGCCCCTCAAGCTTGAGGAGGTGCCCGACCCGGTCGCGAAGCCCGGTGAGATCGTCGTCGATGTAAAGGCGACGGGCCTCTGCCACTCCGACGTCTCCGCACTGGATGACGCGGCGTGGAACGTGGGAAAGTTCCCCGACCACCCCATCGTGCTCGGTCATGAGCCGGCGGGTGTCGTGTCGCAGGTGGGCGAGGGCGTCACGAATATCAAGATCGGAGACCGCGTCGGCATCCCATCCGGCCCGCCGAACGTGAACGGCTACTTCCGTGACGGCGGATACGCCGAGAAGACAACTGCCCTCGCCGACGCCGTCGTCAAGATCCCGGACGGTCTTGACTTCGTGCGCGCGGCGTCGGGCACGGACGCCGGCAATGTCGCGCACCACGCGGTCGTCTCCCGCGGCCTCGTCTCTGCGGGCCAGAAGGTCGGCATTATCGGCGTCGGCGGCCTCGGCCAGGTCGGCGCGCGCATCGCGGTCCTCCGCGGCGCAGAGGTGTACGCCGCCGAGGTGAAGGAAGACGTCTGGCCGATGGCCAAGGAACTCGGCGTCGTGCGAGTTGCCAAGGACATCCGCGAGTTTGCAGATGTGGGGCTAGACACGATCATCGACTTCGCGGGCTTCGGGACAACGACCACGGGCGCCCTCGAGGTCGTCCGCAACGGCGGGCGCGTCGTCCAGGTCGGCATGGGTCGCCTGCAGATCGAGTTCAACACCGACCCGCTGATCCTCAAGCAGGTCGACTACGTCGGCTCCATGGGCGGCGGCGTCGAGGACCTGGCGGGCATCTACGAGCTGATGGCCTCCGGCGATCTCGACCCGAAGATCACGCTCGTTGACTTCGACAAGATCGACGAGGGCCTCGACCAGCTGCGCCGCGGCACTGTCACCGGGCGCCTCGTCGTCGACATGCAGAACGGCATCTGA
- the gabT gene encoding 4-aminobutyrate--2-oxoglutarate transaminase has protein sequence MTFTVSQERKLVTDLPGPKSIALQERRQKSVSRGAGTLANIYMERGSGAILVDVDGNQLIDLGCGIGVTTIGHANQEVADAAAEQARNLTHTLFTVTPYENYVRVAEKLAEITPGDFEKRSVLVNSGAEAVENAVKIARKYTGRRAIVALDHAFHGRTNLTMTMTYRPWPERSGMGPLAPEIYSVPISYPYRDGLDGLEAAEKTIDYITTHIGASEIAAFFAEPIQGDGGIIIPAPGYFKRISEWCTENGIVFVADEIQAGIARTGKMFSIEHHEGVIPDLITVAKGIAGGFPLAGVVGRAEIMDAVQPGGIGGTFGGNPVSTAAALKVLEIIERDNLIGEAQRVERAIEARIGDWTEKYDFVGEVRGKGAMFGVELVHPGTKKPWPEALKTVLVYATSHGVIPLDAGSWDSVLRFLPSVVISEELIDDAMTVIEEAFATL, from the coding sequence ATGACATTCACGGTTTCGCAGGAGCGCAAGCTCGTCACCGATCTCCCCGGCCCGAAGTCGATCGCCCTCCAGGAGCGCCGCCAGAAAAGCGTCTCGCGCGGTGCCGGAACGCTCGCCAACATCTACATGGAGCGCGGCTCGGGCGCGATCCTCGTCGATGTCGACGGCAACCAGCTCATCGACCTGGGGTGCGGAATCGGCGTCACCACGATCGGTCACGCGAACCAGGAAGTTGCGGATGCCGCGGCTGAACAGGCCCGGAACCTCACGCACACCCTCTTCACCGTGACGCCATACGAGAACTACGTCCGGGTCGCTGAGAAGCTCGCCGAGATCACCCCCGGCGACTTCGAGAAGCGCTCCGTCCTGGTCAACTCCGGCGCCGAAGCCGTCGAGAACGCGGTGAAGATCGCCCGCAAGTACACCGGCCGGCGTGCCATCGTTGCCCTGGACCACGCCTTCCACGGGCGCACCAACCTGACCATGACGATGACGTACCGGCCCTGGCCGGAGCGCTCCGGCATGGGACCGCTGGCCCCCGAGATCTACAGCGTGCCGATCAGCTACCCGTACCGTGACGGGCTCGACGGGCTCGAGGCCGCTGAGAAGACCATCGACTACATCACCACCCACATCGGCGCATCCGAGATCGCCGCGTTCTTCGCCGAGCCGATCCAAGGTGACGGCGGCATCATCATCCCGGCGCCCGGCTACTTCAAGCGCATCAGCGAGTGGTGCACCGAGAACGGCATCGTCTTCGTCGCCGACGAGATCCAGGCGGGCATCGCGCGCACCGGCAAGATGTTCTCGATCGAGCATCACGAGGGTGTCATCCCCGACCTGATCACGGTCGCGAAGGGCATCGCCGGCGGCTTCCCGCTCGCCGGTGTCGTCGGTCGTGCCGAGATCATGGATGCCGTGCAGCCCGGCGGCATCGGCGGCACCTTCGGCGGGAACCCGGTCTCGACAGCGGCCGCCCTCAAGGTGCTCGAGATCATCGAGCGCGACAATCTGATCGGTGAGGCGCAGCGCGTCGAGCGGGCCATCGAGGCGCGCATCGGCGACTGGACCGAGAAGTACGACTTCGTCGGCGAAGTGCGCGGCAAGGGCGCCATGTTCGGCGTGGAGCTCGTGCACCCCGGCACCAAGAAGCCGTGGCCCGAGGCGCTGAAGACGGTGCTGGTCTACGCGACGTCGCACGGCGTGATTCCACTGGACGCCGGCTCGTGGGACAGCGTGCTGCGCTTCCTGCCGTCGGTGGTCATCTCCGAGGAACTCATCGACGACGCTATGACGGTGATCGAAGAGGCCTTCGCGACCCTCTAG
- the gabT gene encoding 4-aminobutyrate--2-oxoglutarate transaminase: MTDTLNASGPAPVLQERRITTAIPGPKSKALHERRLAVVPGGVSSALPVYIERAQGAILVDVDGNQFIDVGAGIGVTTVGHTVEAVVAAASAQLQKVTHTLFTITPYEEYVRVAELLAQHTPGDHAKKTVLVNSGAEAVENGVKIARKHTGRPGIAVLDHGYHGRTNLTMAMNYKAMPYKAGFGPFAGDVYHAPSSYPFRDGLTGTEAAARTIAFLEKTVGAADLACLVFEPIQGEGGFMVPADGFLPALQEWCTSNGIVFIADEIQSGMARTGAYFASEHFGIVPDIVLSAKGIAGGLPLAGVTGRAEIMDASHAGGLGGTFGGNPVSCAAAIAVFEQIESANLLGEAQRIEASLQPELVKLQEKYPVIGDVRGKGAMLAIELVEPGTKTPLPEAVNSVAAFAAQHGVLMLTAGTWGNVLRFLPSLALTDELIGQVVEVLDDAFASLGTAR; the protein is encoded by the coding sequence ATGACTGACACGCTGAATGCATCAGGTCCCGCGCCCGTGCTCCAGGAGCGTCGCATCACCACCGCGATTCCCGGTCCGAAGTCGAAGGCGCTGCACGAGCGACGACTTGCAGTGGTCCCCGGGGGTGTCTCGAGCGCCCTCCCGGTGTACATCGAGCGGGCGCAGGGCGCGATCTTGGTCGATGTGGACGGTAACCAGTTCATCGATGTCGGCGCCGGCATCGGCGTCACCACGGTCGGCCACACGGTCGAGGCAGTCGTGGCCGCGGCATCCGCGCAGCTGCAGAAGGTGACCCACACGCTGTTCACGATCACCCCGTACGAGGAGTACGTGCGCGTTGCCGAGCTGCTCGCGCAGCACACGCCCGGCGATCACGCGAAGAAGACCGTGCTGGTGAACTCCGGCGCCGAGGCGGTGGAGAACGGCGTCAAGATCGCCCGCAAGCACACCGGACGCCCCGGAATCGCCGTGCTCGACCACGGCTACCACGGCCGCACCAACCTGACCATGGCGATGAACTACAAGGCCATGCCGTACAAGGCCGGCTTCGGACCGTTCGCCGGGGATGTCTACCACGCCCCGAGTTCGTACCCGTTCCGGGACGGCTTGACCGGCACCGAGGCGGCCGCCCGCACGATCGCGTTCCTCGAGAAGACGGTCGGCGCCGCTGACCTCGCCTGCCTGGTGTTCGAACCGATCCAGGGCGAGGGCGGCTTCATGGTGCCCGCCGACGGCTTCCTGCCTGCCCTGCAGGAATGGTGTACTTCGAACGGCATCGTCTTCATCGCCGACGAGATCCAGAGCGGGATGGCCCGAACCGGCGCTTACTTCGCCAGCGAACACTTCGGCATCGTGCCCGACATCGTGCTGAGCGCGAAGGGCATCGCGGGCGGCCTTCCGCTCGCAGGCGTCACCGGTCGCGCGGAGATCATGGATGCCTCGCACGCCGGCGGCCTCGGCGGAACATTCGGCGGCAACCCCGTCTCCTGCGCTGCCGCGATCGCGGTGTTCGAACAGATCGAGAGCGCCAACCTGCTCGGCGAGGCGCAGCGCATCGAGGCGAGCCTGCAGCCCGAGCTGGTGAAGCTGCAGGAGAAGTACCCGGTGATCGGCGACGTCCGCGGCAAGGGAGCCATGCTCGCGATCGAACTGGTCGAGCCCGGCACCAAGACCCCGCTACCGGAAGCGGTGAACAGCGTCGCCGCGTTCGCCGCACAGCACGGCGTGCTCATGCTGACCGCGGGCACCTGGGGCAATGTGCTGCGCTTCCTGCCCTCACTGGCGCTCACCGACGAGTTGATCGGCCAGGTCGTCGAGGTACTCGATGACGCCTTCGCCTCACTCGGCACCGCCCGGTGA